A stretch of Halomonas elongata DSM 2581 DNA encodes these proteins:
- the ilvY gene encoding HTH-type transcriptional activator IlvY, which yields MDMRPLKHFLTLADTLHFGRASEACHVSPSTLSRSIQQLEESLGVRLFERDNRHVALTRQGHSFHAYARDTLEQWEQLRQSLMSEAHILTGEISIYCSVTASYSFLYDLLSEFRTRYPGIELKLHTGDPAQAMPRVLAGNEDMAITSRPRQLPEGLAFKSLTRSPLVFIAPCDEHEWVPADPRTPSADQWRNVPMVLSESGLSREVSNTWFKALGISPRIYAQVAGHEAIVSMVGLGFGVGVVPRIVLEASPLSERVRILPVKPELPHYDVGLCVLNRRLRSPLIHALWDEVEERG from the coding sequence ATGGACATGCGCCCCCTGAAACACTTTTTGACCCTCGCCGACACCCTGCACTTCGGTCGTGCCAGCGAGGCGTGCCACGTCAGCCCCTCGACGCTCTCGCGCTCCATCCAACAGCTGGAGGAGAGCCTGGGCGTCCGGCTGTTCGAGCGCGACAATCGACATGTGGCCCTGACCCGACAAGGGCACAGTTTCCATGCCTATGCTCGGGACACCCTGGAGCAGTGGGAGCAACTGCGCCAGTCGCTGATGAGCGAAGCCCATATCCTGACCGGCGAGATCAGCATCTACTGCTCGGTCACCGCCAGCTACAGCTTTCTCTATGACCTGCTCAGCGAGTTTCGCACCCGTTATCCGGGCATCGAGCTGAAACTGCACACCGGCGATCCCGCCCAGGCCATGCCACGGGTCCTGGCCGGCAACGAGGACATGGCCATCACCTCACGCCCCCGGCAGTTGCCCGAAGGGCTCGCCTTCAAGTCGCTGACCCGCTCGCCCCTGGTGTTCATCGCGCCATGCGACGAACACGAGTGGGTGCCAGCCGATCCACGCACGCCCAGCGCCGACCAGTGGCGCAATGTCCCGATGGTGCTCTCCGAATCGGGACTGTCGCGGGAAGTCAGCAACACCTGGTTCAAGGCGCTTGGCATTTCGCCCCGCATCTACGCTCAGGTCGCCGGCCATGAAGCCATCGTCAGCATGGTCGGCCTGGGATTCGGCGTCGGGGTGGTGCCCCGCATCGTGCTGGAGGCCAGCCCGCTGTCGGAACGCGTACGGATCCTGCCGGTCAAGCCGGAACTCCCGCACTATGATGTCGGCCTCTGCGTGCTCAACCGCCGCCTGCGGAGCCCACTCATCCACGCACTCTGGGACGAGGTCGAGGAACGCGGCTGA
- the ilvC gene encoding ketol-acid reductoisomerase, whose product MRVYYDKDCDLSLIQAKQVAIVGYGSQGHAHANNLKESGVDVTVALRPGSSSAAKAEAAGLKVATVEDACQAADVVMVLAPDEYQKAIYEQQIAPNLKEGATLAFAHGFNIHYNQVEPRADLDVVMIAPKAPGHTVRSEFTRGGGIPDLIAIHQDASGSAKELALSYAAAIGGGRSGIIETTFKDETETDLFGEQTVLCGGAVELVKAGFETLTEAGYAPEMAYFECLHELKLIVDLMYEGGIANMNYSISNNAEYGEYVTGGEVINEQSRQAMRNALKRIQTGEYAKMFINEGNSNYPSMTARRRLNAEHPIEQVGEKLRGMMPWIAANQLVDKSKN is encoded by the coding sequence ATGCGCGTTTATTACGATAAGGACTGCGACCTCTCCCTCATCCAGGCCAAGCAGGTCGCCATCGTGGGTTATGGCTCGCAGGGCCACGCCCACGCCAACAACCTCAAGGAGTCCGGCGTCGACGTGACCGTCGCGCTGCGCCCGGGTTCGTCCTCCGCCGCCAAGGCGGAAGCCGCTGGCCTGAAGGTCGCCACCGTGGAAGATGCCTGCCAGGCTGCCGACGTGGTTATGGTGCTGGCTCCCGATGAGTACCAGAAGGCCATCTATGAGCAGCAGATCGCGCCCAATCTGAAGGAAGGCGCGACCCTGGCCTTCGCCCACGGTTTCAACATCCATTACAACCAGGTCGAGCCGCGTGCCGATCTGGACGTGGTCATGATCGCTCCCAAGGCACCGGGGCACACAGTTCGCTCCGAGTTCACCCGCGGCGGCGGCATCCCGGACCTGATCGCGATTCATCAGGATGCCTCCGGCTCCGCCAAGGAGCTGGCGCTTTCCTATGCCGCTGCCATCGGCGGCGGTCGCAGCGGCATCATCGAGACCACCTTCAAGGACGAGACCGAAACCGATCTGTTCGGCGAGCAGACCGTGCTGTGTGGCGGCGCCGTGGAGCTGGTCAAGGCCGGTTTCGAGACCCTGACCGAAGCGGGCTATGCGCCGGAGATGGCCTACTTCGAGTGCCTGCACGAGCTCAAGCTGATCGTCGACCTGATGTACGAGGGCGGCATCGCCAACATGAACTACTCCATCTCCAACAACGCTGAGTACGGCGAGTACGTTACCGGTGGCGAAGTCATCAACGAGCAGTCCCGTCAGGCTATGCGCAATGCGCTCAAGCGCATCCAGACCGGTGAATACGCCAAGATGTTCATCAACGAGGGCAACAGCAACTATCCCTCCATGACCGCGCGTCGTCGCCTGAATGCGGAGCACCCGATCGAGCAGGTCGGCGAGAAGCTGCGGGGCATGATGCCCTGGATCGCCGCCAACCAGCTGGTCGACAAGAGCAAGAACTGA
- the pssA gene encoding CDP-diacylglycerol--serine O-phosphatidyltransferase, which translates to MSQDPSNGERDRRESNDEDLAATFVRESEVVEEALEDGKKVKRRGIYLLPNLFTTSALFSGFFAVVAAINGDFTAASIAIFIAMALDGLDGRVARLTNTQSDFGAEYDSLSDMLSFGVAPGLVSFIWILQDVGKTGWVVAFLYVACAALRLARFNVQIGSVDKKWFIGLPSPSAAAVVAASVWTFHSFDAEAFGFKLWMLFLVGAAGVLMVSNIRYYSFKDIDLKGPVPFVMLLAIVLGFVVISIEPSLMLLLLFGTYVASGPVLAVWRKLRTPSQKP; encoded by the coding sequence ATGAGCCAAGACCCCAGCAACGGCGAACGCGACAGGCGTGAATCGAATGACGAGGATCTGGCCGCGACCTTCGTTCGCGAGTCGGAAGTGGTCGAGGAGGCGCTGGAGGATGGCAAGAAGGTGAAGCGCAGGGGAATCTACCTGCTGCCCAACCTGTTCACGACATCGGCGCTGTTTTCCGGCTTCTTCGCCGTGGTGGCCGCCATCAATGGCGACTTCACGGCCGCCTCGATCGCCATCTTCATCGCCATGGCCCTCGACGGGCTGGATGGCCGGGTCGCTCGACTCACCAATACCCAAAGCGATTTCGGGGCCGAGTACGACAGTCTCTCCGATATGCTTTCCTTCGGTGTGGCTCCCGGGCTCGTTTCCTTCATCTGGATCCTCCAGGACGTCGGCAAGACCGGCTGGGTCGTGGCCTTTCTCTACGTGGCCTGTGCGGCGCTTCGCCTGGCGCGATTCAATGTGCAGATCGGCAGCGTCGACAAGAAGTGGTTCATCGGCCTGCCCAGTCCGTCGGCTGCCGCCGTGGTGGCCGCGAGTGTCTGGACTTTCCACAGCTTCGATGCCGAGGCCTTCGGCTTCAAACTCTGGATGCTGTTCCTCGTCGGGGCCGCCGGAGTACTGATGGTCAGCAATATCCGCTACTACAGTTTCAAGGATATCGACCTCAAGGGCCCCGTGCCCTTCGTCATGCTGCTGGCCATCGTGCTGGGGTTCGTGGTCATTTCCATCGAACCTTCCCTGATGCTGTTGCTGTTGTTCGGCACCTATGTGGCCTCGGGACCCGTGCTGGCCGTGTGGCGCAAGCTGCGTACGCCGAGTCAGAAGCCCTGA